The Athene noctua chromosome 3, bAthNoc1.hap1.1, whole genome shotgun sequence genome includes a region encoding these proteins:
- the CBX7 gene encoding chromobox protein homolog 7 isoform X1: MELSAIGEQVFAVESIRKKRVRKGKVEYLVKWKGWPPKYSTWEPEDHILDPRLVVAYEEKEERDRASGYRKRGPKPKRLLLQRLYGMDLRSAHKGKEKLCFSLARRFGGGDSSLPGSKPGQAEFSEKTGGAVLPFSLRKQRKNQKYLRLSRKKFPRMASLESRNCRHEFFLNDAVGLEARQGPEDWEAMQHTSKEADVDGSLPWIPTVPPSEVTVTDITANSITVTFREAQVAEGFFRDRTPRGDGSYLCR; encoded by the exons ATGGAGCTGTCGGCCATCGGGGAGCAGGTGTTCGCGGTGGAGAGCATCCGCAAGAAGCGCGTGCGGAAG GGTAAAGTAGAATACCTGGTGAAGTGGAAAGGATGGCCCCCAAA ataCAGCACATGGGAGCCAGAGGATCATATCTTGGACCCTCGCCTGGTAGTGGCTTATGAAGAAAA GGAAGAGAGAGACCGTGCATCGGGGTACAGGAAAAGAGGCCCCAAACCAAAGCGCCTCCTACTGCAG AGGCTGTATGGCATGGACTTGAGGAGTGCCCACAAGGGAAAGGAGAAGCTCTGTTTCTCTCTTGCACGGAGGTTTGGAGGAGGAGACAGCAGCCTGCCAGGGAGTAAGCCAGGGCAGGCAGAGTTCTCAGAGAAGACTGGAGGAGCAGTCCTGCCATTCTCCCTCCGAAAGCAACGCAAAAACCAGAAGTACCTGCGACTATCAAGGAAGAAGTTCCCCCGCATGGCGAGCCTGGAGAGCCGAAACTGCAGACATGAGTTCTTCTTGAATGATGCAGTGGGCCTAGAGGCCAGGCAGGGCCCTGAGGACTGGGAAGCCATGCAGCACACCAGCAAAGAAG cagatgTGGATGGCAGTCTCCCTTGGATTCCCACTGTGCCCCCCAGCGAAGTGACAGTGACAGACATCACAGCAAACTCCATTACCGTCACTTTCAGAGAAGCACAAGTGGCTGAGGGCTTCTTCCGAGACCGGA CACCGAGAGGCGATGGATCCTACCTGTGTAGATAA
- the CBX7 gene encoding chromobox protein homolog 7 isoform X3 produces the protein MELSAIGEQVFAVESIRKKRVRKGKVEYLVKWKGWPPKYSTWEPEDHILDPRLVVAYEEKEERDRASGYRKRGPKPKRLLLQRLYGMDLRSAHKGKEKLCFSLARRFGGGDSSLPGSKPGQAEFSEKTGGAVLPFSLRKQRKNQKYLRLSRKKFPRMASLESRNCRHEFFLNDAVGLEARQGPEDWEAMQHTSKEADVDGSLPWIPTVPPSEVTVTDITANSITVTFREAQVAEGFFRDRSAQF, from the exons ATGGAGCTGTCGGCCATCGGGGAGCAGGTGTTCGCGGTGGAGAGCATCCGCAAGAAGCGCGTGCGGAAG GGTAAAGTAGAATACCTGGTGAAGTGGAAAGGATGGCCCCCAAA ataCAGCACATGGGAGCCAGAGGATCATATCTTGGACCCTCGCCTGGTAGTGGCTTATGAAGAAAA GGAAGAGAGAGACCGTGCATCGGGGTACAGGAAAAGAGGCCCCAAACCAAAGCGCCTCCTACTGCAG AGGCTGTATGGCATGGACTTGAGGAGTGCCCACAAGGGAAAGGAGAAGCTCTGTTTCTCTCTTGCACGGAGGTTTGGAGGAGGAGACAGCAGCCTGCCAGGGAGTAAGCCAGGGCAGGCAGAGTTCTCAGAGAAGACTGGAGGAGCAGTCCTGCCATTCTCCCTCCGAAAGCAACGCAAAAACCAGAAGTACCTGCGACTATCAAGGAAGAAGTTCCCCCGCATGGCGAGCCTGGAGAGCCGAAACTGCAGACATGAGTTCTTCTTGAATGATGCAGTGGGCCTAGAGGCCAGGCAGGGCCCTGAGGACTGGGAAGCCATGCAGCACACCAGCAAAGAAG cagatgTGGATGGCAGTCTCCCTTGGATTCCCACTGTGCCCCCCAGCGAAGTGACAGTGACAGACATCACAGCAAACTCCATTACCGTCACTTTCAGAGAAGCACAAGTGGCTGAGGGCTTCTTCCGAGACCGGAGTGCGCAGTTCTGA
- the CBX7 gene encoding chromobox protein homolog 7 isoform X2, with product MELSAIGEQVFAVESIRKKRVRKGKVEYLVKWKGWPPKYSTWEPEDHILDPRLVVAYEEKEERDRASGYRKRGPKPKRLLLQRLYGMDLRSAHKGKEKLCFSLARRFGGGDSSLPGSKPGQAEFSEKTGGAVLPFSLRKQRKNQKYLRLSRKKFPRMASLESRNCRHEFFLNDAVGLEARQGPEDWEAMQHTSKEDVDGSLPWIPTVPPSEVTVTDITANSITVTFREAQVAEGFFRDRTPRGDGSYLCR from the exons ATGGAGCTGTCGGCCATCGGGGAGCAGGTGTTCGCGGTGGAGAGCATCCGCAAGAAGCGCGTGCGGAAG GGTAAAGTAGAATACCTGGTGAAGTGGAAAGGATGGCCCCCAAA ataCAGCACATGGGAGCCAGAGGATCATATCTTGGACCCTCGCCTGGTAGTGGCTTATGAAGAAAA GGAAGAGAGAGACCGTGCATCGGGGTACAGGAAAAGAGGCCCCAAACCAAAGCGCCTCCTACTGCAG AGGCTGTATGGCATGGACTTGAGGAGTGCCCACAAGGGAAAGGAGAAGCTCTGTTTCTCTCTTGCACGGAGGTTTGGAGGAGGAGACAGCAGCCTGCCAGGGAGTAAGCCAGGGCAGGCAGAGTTCTCAGAGAAGACTGGAGGAGCAGTCCTGCCATTCTCCCTCCGAAAGCAACGCAAAAACCAGAAGTACCTGCGACTATCAAGGAAGAAGTTCCCCCGCATGGCGAGCCTGGAGAGCCGAAACTGCAGACATGAGTTCTTCTTGAATGATGCAGTGGGCCTAGAGGCCAGGCAGGGCCCTGAGGACTGGGAAGCCATGCAGCACACCAGCAAAGAAG atgTGGATGGCAGTCTCCCTTGGATTCCCACTGTGCCCCCCAGCGAAGTGACAGTGACAGACATCACAGCAAACTCCATTACCGTCACTTTCAGAGAAGCACAAGTGGCTGAGGGCTTCTTCCGAGACCGGA CACCGAGAGGCGATGGATCCTACCTGTGTAGATAA